In Ctenopharyngodon idella isolate HZGC_01 chromosome 1, HZGC01, whole genome shotgun sequence, a single genomic region encodes these proteins:
- the LOC127514149 gene encoding uncharacterized protein LOC127514149: MLSQQQGNPAKLHPCAAFSRKLSPAERNYDIGNRELLAIKLVLEEWRHWLEGAQHPFTVLTDHKNLEYLRDAKRLNQRQAHWALFFTRFHFSISDRPGPKNVKADALSCLYTPEESNEVPEPILPENIIVSPIKWSETTIPSSNASTNTLPGCPIGLQYINRIQCTPLIHSSHTLLGTGHPGANETLSLLKERFWWPNMARDVRRYVQGCQECAISKSPHHLPSGKLHPLPVPNRPWSHLGVDFITDLPASNNCTCILVVINRFSNTLKGSAHCNGDCRTHVQPHLQILRNSRGHCIRPWTPIHIQGVEGILRSSRCDRKPLLRLPSSVERADVEEDPGDRTIPPFFLPWPPGLSEPVSGLGRVHTELPASTHHWTRSLPVRALLPTPTLPLVRGTIGCTSCRLLVPREQEGLGRSPPSATTSLAQTQDDSRPETFPHTSLSTRTEGLAVNPGHQNVSALQEAQSQIHWPLHHLEADQPGHLSAQVTCTIQNSPYLPCLTSQASPPFCFHFHKAWRSSWKPPPPPPLILEDGAAYQVNEILDS, translated from the coding sequence ATGCTCTcgcagcagcaggggaatccagccaaactccatccatgtgccgcCTTCTCCCGCAAACTCAGCCCGGCGGAGAGAAATTACGACATTGGCAACAGGGAGCTTCTGGCCATCAAGCTTGTCCTtgaagagtggaggcattggctggAGGGTGCCCAGCACCCCTTTACTGTTCTCACTGATCACAAAAACCTAGAGTACTTGAGAGATGCTAAAAGACTGAACCAACGACAAGCACACTGGGCGTTATTCTTCACACGATTCCACTTTAGTATTTCCGATCGTCCAGGTCCCAAGAATGTTAAGGCAGATGCCTTATCCTGTCTGTACACTCCAGAAGAAAGCAACGAAGTACCCGAACCCATCCTGCCAGAAAATATTATTGTGAGTCCCATCAAATGGTCTGAAACCACCATtccctcctccaatgcctccaccaacacTCTGCCGGGCTGTCCTATAGGTTTACAGTACATCAACAGAATCCAGTGCACCCCACTCATTCATTCTTCCCACACTTtgctgggcactggccacccgggggCCAATGAAACACTCTCGTTGCTGaaggagcgcttctggtggccaaACATGGCTAGGGATGTgagaaggtacgtgcagggatGCCAGGAATGCGCCATCTCGAAAAGCCCTCACCATCTTCCCTCCGGCAAACTccatcctctgcccgttcctAATAGAccatggtcacacctaggagtggacttTATCACAGATCTACCTGCTTCCAACAACTGTACCTGTATCCTGGTGGTTATCAACAGATTCTCTAATACCCTTAAAGGGTCTGCCCACTGCAATGGAGACTGCAGAACTCATGTTCAACCACATCTTCAGATATTACGGAATTCCAGAGGACATTGTATCAGACCGTGGACCCCAATTCATATCCAGGGTGTGGAAGGCATTCTTCGCTCTTCTAGGTGCGACCGTAAGCCTCTCCTCAGGTTACCATCCTcagtcgaacgggcagacgtagaggaagatccaggagatcggACAATTCCTCCGTTCTTTCTGCCATGGCCACCAGGACTCTCGGAACCAGTTtctgggttgggccgagtacaCACAGAACTCCCTGCGTCAACCCACCACTGGACTCGCTCCCTTCCAGTGCGTGCTCTGTTACCAACCCCTACTCTTCCCCTGGTCAGGGGAACCATCGGATGTACCAGCTGtcgactactggttccgagagagcaAGAGGGTCTGGGACGCAGCCCACCATCAGCTACAACGAGCCTTGCACAGACGCAGGATGACAGCCGACCTGAAACGTTCCCACACACCAGTCTATCAACCaggacagaaggtctggctgtcaaccCGGGACATCAGAATGTGTCTGCCCTGCAAGAAGCTCAGTCCCAGATTCATTGGCCCCTTCACCATCTCGAAGCAGATCAACCCGGTCACTTATCAGCTCAGGTTACCTGCACAATACAAAATTCACCCTACCTTCCATGTCTCACTTCTCAAGcctcaccacccttctgttTCCATTTCCACAAAGCCTGGCGCAGCAGCTggaaaccccccccccccccccctcttaTCCTGGAGGATGGAGCCGCCTATCAGGTCAACGAGATATTGGACTCCTAG